A stretch of the Erinaceus europaeus chromosome 1, mEriEur2.1, whole genome shotgun sequence genome encodes the following:
- the ZNF70 gene encoding zinc finger protein 70, whose protein sequence is MEIPSVTKFGENFVFEDGLEMQQVLFPEEDLGDTFLQERNLEQMAVIYKEIPLGDQYEEHDDYEGNFSLCSSPFQHQGTPPVNRPQDDEIFDQTFLQKSDLSMCEIIHDGEEPTKKSSEKADKEGLEPTEPHKATQPAKPYACRECGKAFSQSSHLLRHLVIHTGEKPYECCECGKAFSQSSHLLRHQIIHTGEKPYECQECGKAFRQSSALTQHQKTHTGKRPYECRECGKDFSRSSSLRKHERIHTGEKPYQCKECGKAFNQSSGLSQHRKIHTLKKPHECDICGKAFCHRSHLIRHQRIHTGKKPYKCEECGKAFSQSSNLIEHRKTHTGEKPYRCHKCAKAFSQSSSLIEHQRIHTGEKPYECGQCGKAFCHSSALIQHQRIHTGKKPYTCNECGKAFRHRSALIEHYKTHTREKPYECNKCGKSFRGSSHLIRHQKVHAGEKL, encoded by the coding sequence ATGGAGATTCCTTCAGTAACCAAGTTTGGTGAGAATTTTGTGTTTGAGGATGGGTTGGAGATGCAACAAGTCCTTTTCCCAGAAGAGGATCTGGGGGACACATTTCTTCAGGAGAGGAATTTAGAACAAATGGCTGTTATCTACAAGGAGATCCCTCTTGGGGACCAGTATGAAGAACATGATGATTACGAAGGGAACTTCagcctgtgttcaagccctttTCAGCATCAGGGTACCCCCCCGGTGAATAGACCCCAGGATGATGAGATATTTGACCAAACCTTCCTCCAGAAATCAGACTTAAGTATGTGTGAGATAATCCATGATGGAGAAGAACCCACTAAAAAAAGTTCCGAGAAAGCAGACAAGGAGGGTTTGGAACCCACTGAACCTCACAAAGCCACACAACCAGCAAAACCTTATGCATGTCGGGAATGTGGGAAGGCCTTCAGCCAAAGTTCACACCTTCTTAGACATCTGGTGATTCACACAGGGGAAAAGCCCTATGAATGCTGTGAGTGTGGAAAGGCCTTCAGCCAGAGCTCACACCTTCTTAGACATCAGATAATCCATACTGGGGAGAAGCCCTACGAGTGCCAGGAATGTGGAAAGGCCTTTCGTCAGAGCTCAGCCCTCACACAACATCAGAAAACTCACACTGGAAAAAGACCCTATGAGTGTCGGGAATGTGGGAAAGATTTCAGTCGGAGTTCAAGCCTCAGAAAACACGAGAGAATTCATACAGGGGAGAAACCTTATCAGTGTAAAGAGTGTGGGAAGGCCTTTAATCAAAGTTCAGGCCTCAGCCAGCATCGGAAAATCCACACCCTGAAGAAACCTCATGAATGTGACATCTGTGGGAAAGCCTTTTGTCACAGGTCTCACCTCATTCGACACCAGAGGATTCACACTGGGAAGAAACCATACAAATGTGAAGAGTGTGGGAAGGCCTTCAGCCAAAGCTCCAACCTTATTGAACACCGGAAGACTCACACAGGCGAGAAACCCTACAGATGCCACAAGTGTGCAAAAGCCTTCAGTCAGAGCTCCTCCCTCATTGAACACCAGCGGATCCACACTGGGGAGAAGCCCTATGAGTGTGGCCAGTGTGGGAAGGCCTTCTGCCACagctctgccctgattcagcacCAAAGAATTCATACTGGAAAGAAACCCTACACCTGCAATGAGTGTGGCAAGGCCTTCCGGCACAGGTCAGCCCTAATTGAGCATTATAAGACCCATACCAGAGAGAAGCCCTACGAGTGTAATAAATGTGGCAAGTCTTTCAGGGGAAGCTCACACCTTATTCGGCATCAGAAAGTCCATGCTGGGGAGAAACTGTAG